From Mycobacterium cookii:
GCCGATATCGAGAAACTGCGTGCCCACCGGGCACCCGTTATCACGCACCAAACACCACGCTGCCGCAAACCGGGTGACATCGACGACGTGCTCGCCACCAGCACCGGCAAGATCGACGTCGACGACCCAGGCCGGCGCCCGCAACCCACCACGCTCAATCGCACGCACAGCACAGCCCCCGACCCGACGCCGAGTCGATCACCGCTACGTCGGCTGCAGCACCGGCGCGGGCCGAGTCGATCGACGGTGAGCACGACGCCTGGTGTAGAAGCGTCGGCCGAAAGATGATTTTCTTCGCCATCTCCTGCCGGGTCTCTCGCTAAGATCTGCAGAACGGCAACGAAATTTCTTGCCAGGCTTGTGGTTTACGTGTTGGTGGCGTTATGAATCGACGACGCCACCGGGAGTCGACGTCGCGCCCCCGAGCAGGCGGGAGCAGCGTAAGCCGGGCCGCTTTCGACCCGGCTTGCGCGGAGACCAAGTGGCTCAAGGGATCTCCTCTTCGAGGCTGACGTTGATATGAGTAAACCAGAAGTTGATCAAAATCATACTATGCATACGTAAAGTATGGGAAATTCTTATGTACGGGGGATCGGTATCCGCCAGGCGCATCCGTACCGGACAGCACGATGAACCCGACCCTGTTGGCGCGACTGACGAAATCTCCTGCCTAGCCCGGCAAATGCGCGACCCTGCTACTTGGGTCGGCGCCCTGGCGGGCGCCGTATAGGCGTTCGATCAGGCGGAGCGCGAATACCACAATCATGAAGGTCGAGTTGGCCTGGCCTGACGTCACGAACACCGAGCTGCTCACCACGTGGACATTCGGCACACCGTGCACAGCCAGATTTTCATCGACCACACCCTTGTCTGCGTCTTTCGACATGCGGGTGGTTCCCACCTGATGGAAGCCGCCACCGGTGCGAGCGCGCACCGCTGTCGCCAGGTCGTCGGCGACGTACTCGAGGCGCCCTATACCGCTGGCGCGCAAGTAGTTATCCCAGTGGCGGTGTGCAGCCAGGACGCCATCAATGTCCTCGTCCGTGAAGAGAATGTCGATATTCAGCTTCGGCATACCGACGGCATCGACATCGTCGACCAGCTGCACACAACTGTCGTAGTGCGGGAGGTGCTCAGCGTGGTACTGGAACGGGTAGCGGTTCTCCGGATTCCCCACAAAAAACCCCGGCGGTTTGCGCCCTGGGCCGAACACTCGTTTGATACCGAAATCGGCCAAGAATCGCACGGTTTCGATCGGGTGCTGCAGCAGATTGCGAATATGTGCCCACACCGACGATCGCTTGGCCATGCCGTAGGGCGTTCCGGGGATGTTGGAGCCGGTCAACGAAAGTCGTTGCGCTGTCGGTGCGAACAAGAAACCGAGAGGTGAGATCAGGGCCAGATAGGTCAGGGACAGCTGCGCATTGCGATGCGACGCGTCGGCCAACTCCGGATTGGCGATCCACCCCGAGATGTTGGGAAGGTCGTGCTCGAGCAAATAGCTTTCGACGAAGGCAAATCTCCGCCGGACATATGAACCGTCGCGGTCGCGCTCATACCCATAGATCGCAGGGGTCGACAACGCCAGGTCGGAGATTACACCCTCGAGGTGGGCCATATACCAATGACCCAAGTGTCGGGAATGGTCACCGATGCTCCTACCGTCCCGACCCGGTGAACACATCAGCAATCGGGTGCTCTCCAACCCACCCGCCGCGACGATGACCTCCTCGGCGGCGACGGTGAACGAATTCCCGGCAATGGTCCTGCATTCGATGTCGGTCGCGCGGGTGCTGTCGTCATCGAGGTTGATCTGCACGCAAGTCGCATCGGTGATGACCTTGAGACCGGCCGCATTGCGGAGATCATCGAAATACACCTTGCCGAAGTCGGTTGGAAGCGACCACCGCTCGAGCGATGACGTCGAAACCGCTCCATCCTCGAGACCCGGGATCATGTGTTCGGGCAGATGGTCCAGCTCATTGACGTCGAAAATCGATCGACCACAGAGCATCCACTGGCAGGCACGTTCGAAGTAGGGCTGCACGTCCTCGTACGTCACCGGCCATGCGCAATCCGGCGTGATTTCACGCTCCACGAAGTCGACACGGTCGTAGGGAACGCACCGTCCACCCCAGATCGACGATGTACCGCCGAGCTGACGGCTGACGGCTATTTCGACCGGCGCGTGGACATCTGGGTGCTGCCGATGGGCGGTCGACAGCTCCTGGTACTCCGGGGTCTGTTTCCTGTTCCCGGTTTCGATCAGGACGACGTCGACGCCCCTCTTCGCCGCCTCCAAGGCACAGACAATGCCCGCCGGCCCGGCCCCGATGACAACCAGAGCCGCATGTACGCACTCGCCTTGCGCAATATCGTTCCCGGAGACGATCATCGCGCAGCTCGCACGCCAAGGAAACAATCCCGGATCATATTCGCCACCTGCACTTCGTTGCGGAGTGCGACATCTACGCTCCCGCAGGTCATCTCGAGGTTCTTGATCTTGGTCGACGACACCAGCACAGTTCCGCTCGGGTTGTGCGCCACCGCGTCACGCACGAGCAGCCTGAGCACGGTCCTCGGATCGCCAAGGTCGGCGTCGAGCAGTTCGCTGCACTGCGCCCGAAATTCGGGCTCACTACTCATGACACCGATCACCCGCGGTAGCGCTTCGGCGAGAAAGCCGAAGGTGATGTTGAGCCGGTCTCGCTCCGGCTGCGGTCCCCGGTATCCAGCGATCAGATCGTAAGGACATTGAAGCGCGGGGGCCCGTGCACTCAGGGTAGCCACCGACGCGTCGTCCGCGCGGGACAGATCACCCGCCGGACCCCAGCATCCGATCACGTCACGGCTGCGCTGAGTCTCGAGGTAGTCCACCAGATCCTGGTAGTCGTCGGCGAGCACAGCGTGCGGCTCGTGCAGCAGGAAGTAGTCGATTCGCGCGGTTCGCAGAACCCGAAGGCTCGACAGGAGTGCGCGTTTGGCGGCCGCCACAGAGTAGTCACCCCGGGAATAGAGCACACGGCCGACAACCCCGGCGTCCGGCGCTGCACCGGATTGCTTGACTTTGGATTTGACGGTGGTGGACGTCTGCAACATTCGGCGGACAGGTGGCTGGACGAATCCCGCCATGCGACCGATCACGGTCGGCCTGATGCCGAATTTCGTCGCGATTCGAATGTCGTTGTGCGCCTGCGCAAAATCTCCCAACTCGGCTTCCGCTATGCCGAGCCCATAGATCGGGGCAACGTCGAAATGTCTGATGCCGAGGTCATAGGCGGACTCCAGGACTGCGCGCCGCTCCCGTCTGCCGGGCAGGCCGTACAGGCTGGCACAGCCGAATCCGAGCGCGTGGCCGCGCGGGGCGGTAGTCGGTTCAGTCGACTCAGAACCGGGCATCATCATTCGTCCTTTCCGGTCGTCCGGTCCTGACACGGGAATGTTCCGATGTCCTGCCGGATCGCCGAATATGGAAGGCTCCCAGAATTTTTGACACATTCGACCCAGGGGGCTCGAGGGTTGCCGGCAACCCGGGTTGATCCCCACTGGTTCCGTACGACGGACTCCGCGAGCTTGCCCCCGATTGCGAGATCGAGCGGGCCGTACAACCCCTTGTCCGTCCACCAGGACCACCAGAACGTTCCGGCCCACCAGGGCTGGCCACTGAACGTCGCGAACAGCGCCGCATACGCCGCTGCCTGTTCCTGCTGAGACGGTGTAGCGCTGTATTGGTTGTTCCACGGCTC
This genomic window contains:
- a CDS encoding GMC oxidoreductase, with product MIVSGNDIAQGECVHAALVVIGAGPAGIVCALEAAKRGVDVVLIETGNRKQTPEYQELSTAHRQHPDVHAPVEIAVSRQLGGTSSIWGGRCVPYDRVDFVEREITPDCAWPVTYEDVQPYFERACQWMLCGRSIFDVNELDHLPEHMIPGLEDGAVSTSSLERWSLPTDFGKVYFDDLRNAAGLKVITDATCVQINLDDDSTRATDIECRTIAGNSFTVAAEEVIVAAGGLESTRLLMCSPGRDGRSIGDHSRHLGHWYMAHLEGVISDLALSTPAIYGYERDRDGSYVRRRFAFVESYLLEHDLPNISGWIANPELADASHRNAQLSLTYLALISPLGFLFAPTAQRLSLTGSNIPGTPYGMAKRSSVWAHIRNLLQHPIETVRFLADFGIKRVFGPGRKPPGFFVGNPENRYPFQYHAEHLPHYDSCVQLVDDVDAVGMPKLNIDILFTDEDIDGVLAAHRHWDNYLRASGIGRLEYVADDLATAVRARTGGGFHQVGTTRMSKDADKGVVDENLAVHGVPNVHVVSSSVFVTSGQANSTFMIVVFALRLIERLYGARQGADPSSRVAHLPG
- a CDS encoding aldo/keto reductase; this encodes MMPGSESTEPTTAPRGHALGFGCASLYGLPGRRERRAVLESAYDLGIRHFDVAPIYGLGIAEAELGDFAQAHNDIRIATKFGIRPTVIGRMAGFVQPPVRRMLQTSTTVKSKVKQSGAAPDAGVVGRVLYSRGDYSVAAAKRALLSSLRVLRTARIDYFLLHEPHAVLADDYQDLVDYLETQRSRDVIGCWGPAGDLSRADDASVATLSARAPALQCPYDLIAGYRGPQPERDRLNITFGFLAEALPRVIGVMSSEPEFRAQCSELLDADLGDPRTVLRLLVRDAVAHNPSGTVLVSSTKIKNLEMTCGSVDVALRNEVQVANMIRDCFLGVRAAR